A region of Xylocopa sonorina isolate GNS202 chromosome 13, iyXylSono1_principal, whole genome shotgun sequence DNA encodes the following proteins:
- the Etfb gene encoding electron transfer flavoprotein beta subunit has protein sequence MARVLVGVKRVIDYAVKIRVKPDKTGVVTDGVKHSMNPFDEIAIEEAVRMKEKKLVQEIIAVSCGPAQSQDTIRTALAMGADKGIHVEISGSEYDTLQPIHVSKILAKLAQEEKADLVIVGKQAIDDDSNQTAQMIGGVLDWPTGTFCSKIEKTDGELNVTREVDGGLEVVKIKMPAVLSADLRLNEPRYATLPNIMKAKKKPIKKMTPKDLGVDTAARIDILSVEEPPVRQAGAIIPDVDTLITKLKERGHV, from the exons ATGGCTCGAGTGCTCGTAGGTGTGAAAAGAGTTATCGATTATGCAGTTAAG ATTCGTGTGAAACCTGATAAGACAGGCGTGGTGACAGATGGAGTAAAGCATTCGATGAATCCTTTTGATGAAATTGCAATTGAAGAAGCTGTACGGATGAAAGAGAAAAAATTGGTACAAGAGATAATTGCGGTTTCATGCGGACCAGCACAATCCCAAGATACGATAAGAACTGCACTTGCGATGGGTGCTGATAAAGGAATTCATGTTGAAATAAGTGGATCCGAATATGATACTCTCCAACCGATTCATGTCTCCAAGATCTTGGCTAAGTTAGCTCAAGAGGAGAAGGCAGATTTAGTTATTGTTGGGAAACAAGCTATAGACGATGATAGCAATCAAACAGCACAAATGATTGGAGGTGTCTTAGATTGGCCAACTGGAACATTCTGTAGCAAA ATTGAGAAGACTGATGGCGAGCTAAATGTTACACGCGAAGTTGATGGAGGCTTAGAAGTTGTTAAGATAAAAATGCCAGCAGTATTGAGTGCTGATCTTCGTCTTAACGAGCCTCGATATGCCACACTTCCAAATATTATGAAAGCAAAGAAAAAACCAATTAAGAAAATGACACCGAAAGATCTTGGTGTCGATACTGCTGCCAGGATCGATATTTTGTCGGTCGAAGAACCACCAGTTAGACAAGCTGGTGCTATTATACCAGATGTTGATACATTGATTACTAAATTAAAGGAACGTGGGCATGTATAA